Proteins found in one Gammaproteobacteria bacterium genomic segment:
- a CDS encoding DUF3617 family protein, with protein MRITTLTIASLLTLSATNLAIAGNSISIETGLWEVTTTMTSPMFPQPRVNTQQECMEDSQISPESLAPSDDGECSIIDSNVSGNTLNWSMQCNTPGGAMTGQGSFNSNGDSGSGNMQMNMDIQGQSMSMQMEWKGRRIGSC; from the coding sequence ATGCGCATTACAACATTAACCATTGCAAGCTTACTGACTTTATCCGCAACCAACCTAGCTATTGCTGGCAATAGTATTTCTATTGAAACAGGCTTATGGGAAGTCACCACCACAATGACTTCTCCTATGTTTCCACAACCACGCGTTAATACTCAACAAGAGTGTATGGAAGATTCACAAATAAGCCCTGAAAGTCTAGCCCCAAGTGATGACGGCGAATGTTCTATAATCGACTCAAATGTGAGTGGGAATACACTAAATTGGTCCATGCAGTGCAATACTCCTGGCGGCGCCATGACAGGCCAAGGATCATTTAATTCCAATGGAGACTCTGGTTCAGGCAACATGCAAATGAACATGGATATACAAGGCCAATCTATGTCTATGCAAATGGAATGGAAGGGTCGTCGAATTGGTTCGTGCTAA
- a CDS encoding DmsC/YnfH family molybdoenzyme membrane anchor subunit, whose protein sequence is MHPALSVIFFTVTSGTGYGLFAITCLYNSISQTNPLGSEGILLSCGIALVLITFGLISSTFHLANPKNAWRAFSRIRTSWLAREGLLAVLFYPVAALYMVTIWKDLGGYNWLAIISIFAALWAITTIFSTGMIYACLKTIRQWHNALTPINYILLGAMLGGLIFLFIVSIYETVIAGLVVTITYLIIIAAISKIIYFFWIGAPAGPTINTATSFTRSMVRLLDVGHTAGTFLTDEFGYQVARVRLIALRWLVLLFAFAIPALVLWVGVTIMPISIVFIIAIISGFIGVMIERWLFFAEARHVVNLYHGTQQC, encoded by the coding sequence ATGCATCCAGCACTATCAGTAATATTTTTTACAGTGACATCCGGCACTGGTTATGGCTTATTTGCAATCACTTGTTTGTATAATTCTATTAGTCAGACAAACCCATTAGGCAGCGAAGGCATTTTGTTGTCGTGTGGTATTGCTTTAGTATTGATTACATTTGGGTTGATCTCATCAACTTTTCATTTAGCAAATCCAAAGAATGCGTGGAGAGCATTTAGTCGTATACGCACATCTTGGTTAGCACGCGAAGGATTGTTAGCAGTATTGTTTTATCCAGTTGCTGCTTTATATATGGTTACAATATGGAAAGATTTAGGTGGTTATAATTGGCTTGCTATTATTTCAATATTTGCTGCGCTGTGGGCGATTACTACTATATTTTCCACAGGAATGATCTATGCCTGTCTGAAAACAATTAGACAATGGCATAATGCTTTAACACCTATAAACTACATTTTATTGGGTGCTATGTTGGGTGGTTTGATATTTTTATTTATTGTTTCTATATATGAGACTGTGATAGCAGGGTTAGTAGTGACGATTACCTACTTAATTATTATTGCTGCAATATCTAAAATTATTTACTTCTTCTGGATTGGCGCACCGGCTGGTCCAACCATTAACACAGCCACTTCTTTTACGAGGAGCATGGTACGTTTGCTCGATGTGGGCCACACTGCTGGGACTTTTCTAACAGATGAGTTCGGATATCAAGTGGCGAGGGTACGTTTAATTGCATTGCGTTGGTTAGTACTGTTGTTTGCTTTCGCTATTCCTGCGTTGGTGCTTTGGGTAGGTGTGACGATAATGCCTATCAGTATAGTGTTTATAATTGCAATCATCAGTGGCTTTATAGGTGTGATGATTGAGCGTTGGTTGTTTTTTGCAGAAGCGCGGCATGTGGTAAATTTGTACCATGGCACACAACAATGTTAA
- a CDS encoding PQQ-dependent sugar dehydrogenase, with the protein MERTFILYRKYIFLYKLTFFFSILLLYLAPLLVIAQDIYRSDQYLFKLNTITDKLNRPWGLAFLPNGDFLITERVGRLRIVKNGQLDPNPIVGLPKNIFVKGQGGLLDVAIHPEFATNNLVYISYAGGDENNASTEVAKGRLVNNNLEDTETIFIAEPKTEGSLHYGSRLVFAADGTLYITTGDRYDRLHDAQKPSNHLGSIIRINDDGTIPKDNPFLGHKTIQAEVYSYGHRNPQGITIRPSDQTIWSHEHGPRGGDEVNKLKPGANYGWPAITYGIDYSGEIISDKTHSHGMEQPIVYWDPSIAPSGMAFYTGNQFPQWKGNLFIGALVSKHLRRIVMKGDKIIKQEILLEGTARIRDVRNGPDGYLYILTDEKNGKLLRLEPIN; encoded by the coding sequence ATGGAGCGAACATTTATATTATATAGAAAATATATTTTTTTATATAAATTAACATTTTTTTTCTCTATATTATTGCTTTACTTAGCCCCACTACTTGTAATTGCCCAAGATATTTATCGCTCTGATCAATATCTCTTCAAGCTAAATACTATTACAGACAAATTGAATCGCCCTTGGGGATTGGCTTTTCTTCCAAATGGCGATTTTCTTATTACTGAACGAGTAGGCCGACTTAGAATTGTAAAAAATGGCCAACTTGACCCTAATCCTATCGTTGGCTTACCCAAAAATATATTTGTTAAAGGTCAAGGTGGATTATTAGATGTCGCTATTCATCCCGAGTTTGCCACCAACAACTTAGTTTATATTTCATATGCTGGGGGTGATGAGAATAACGCGAGTACTGAAGTAGCCAAAGGTCGATTGGTCAACAATAATCTGGAAGATACTGAAACTATTTTTATTGCCGAACCAAAAACAGAAGGCAGCCTTCATTATGGTTCAAGATTAGTATTTGCTGCTGATGGCACTTTATATATTACTACTGGTGATCGCTATGATCGCTTACATGATGCACAAAAACCTAGCAACCATTTAGGAAGCATTATTCGCATCAACGATGATGGAACAATACCTAAAGACAACCCATTCTTGGGCCATAAGACTATTCAAGCTGAAGTATATTCATATGGACATCGCAATCCTCAAGGAATCACTATTAGACCTTCTGATCAAACTATTTGGTCACATGAACATGGTCCACGCGGGGGCGATGAAGTAAATAAACTAAAACCTGGTGCAAACTATGGATGGCCAGCAATTACGTATGGTATCGATTACAGCGGAGAAATTATATCTGACAAAACACATTCTCACGGCATGGAACAACCTATTGTATATTGGGACCCCTCTATAGCACCTAGCGGAATGGCATTTTATACAGGCAATCAATTTCCCCAATGGAAAGGAAACTTATTCATTGGTGCACTAGTATCAAAACACTTGCGTCGTATTGTAATGAAAGGCGATAAAATCATTAAGCAGGAAATATTACTTGAAGGAACAGCACGTATTCGCGATGTACGCAACGGGCCTGATGGGTATTTATATATTCTTACTGATGAAAAAAATGGGAAGTTATTAAGGCTAGAGCCTATCAATTAA
- a CDS encoding 4Fe-4S dicluster domain-containing protein produces MKLGLVIDLDTCVGCNACAVACKQWNTSGTTGPLTDFEPYGKDPTGVWFNRIRNYEVGDYPNSKTVHFPMSCMHCDDAACVTVCPTGASYKREEDGIVLVDQDKCMGCNYCAWACPYGARELDREDGVMKKCTLCVDRIYDHNLPEEERKPACVMTCPSHARYFGDFDDPNSEVSIISRERNGEQLMPELGYEPVNKYLSPREKKNVDTYINETKSIKAVKDWVNRLVSR; encoded by the coding sequence ATGAAACTAGGATTGGTAATAGATTTAGATACATGCGTAGGTTGTAATGCATGTGCTGTCGCATGTAAGCAGTGGAACACATCGGGAACAACTGGTCCGCTAACTGATTTCGAGCCTTATGGAAAAGATCCAACTGGTGTTTGGTTCAATCGTATTCGAAATTACGAAGTAGGTGATTATCCGAACAGTAAAACTGTTCACTTCCCTATGTCATGTATGCACTGTGATGATGCCGCATGCGTTACTGTGTGTCCTACAGGTGCATCATATAAACGTGAAGAAGATGGCATTGTGTTGGTTGACCAGGATAAATGTATGGGTTGTAACTACTGCGCATGGGCTTGTCCTTATGGTGCGCGAGAGTTAGATCGCGAAGATGGTGTAATGAAGAAATGCACTTTATGTGTAGATCGCATTTATGACCATAATTTGCCAGAAGAAGAGCGTAAGCCTGCATGTGTGATGACGTGTCCTTCACATGCACGTTATTTTGGTGATTTTGATGATCCAAACTCAGAGGTGTCTATTATTTCACGAGAAAGAAATGGTGAACAGCTAATGCCTGAGCTTGGATATGAGCCAGTGAATAAGTATTTGAGTCCACGTGAAAAGAAAAACGTCGATACTTACATTAATGAAACTAAGTCAATCAAAGCAGTGAAAGATTGGGTAAATCGTTTAGTGTCAAGATAA
- a CDS encoding non-heme iron oxygenase ferredoxin subunit: MNSSLNFAAKLDDVRPGNTKKICFPNHRPILLANVGGIIYAVDDTCTHEDSSLALGCLRDDKVKCTLHGSWFSVITGEPTEDPADEPLNRYKIEINDDEIWIDLSPIE; the protein is encoded by the coding sequence ATGAATAGTTCATTGAATTTTGCCGCCAAACTGGACGATGTCCGTCCTGGTAATACCAAAAAAATATGTTTCCCGAATCATCGCCCGATATTATTAGCAAATGTAGGTGGAATTATTTATGCTGTTGACGACACTTGTACGCATGAAGATTCTTCCTTGGCATTGGGCTGTTTGCGTGATGATAAGGTTAAATGCACGTTGCATGGCAGTTGGTTTAGCGTTATTACTGGCGAACCTACCGAGGATCCTGCAGACGAACCACTAAATCGTTACAAGATTGAAATTAATGATGATGAGATCTGGATAGATCTCTCTCCCATCGAATAA
- a CDS encoding ferredoxin--NADP reductase codes for MSNWIDAEVIENIHWTDTLYSLRVKGDIGDYEAGQFGRLGLMIDDQIVGRPYSFVSAPHEDNYEFYSISIEEGILSPLLAKLKAGDHIYLGKKANGFLVLNEIPDSDDLWMISTGTGIGPFLSILKTEILWQRFKKCVLVHAVRTSQELTYQELINDIKQKHSDQFEYVPFVSREKTEFALPGRIPIAIDNGCLEERANLKIENGKSQIMLCGNPHMVKDVRETLEKRGLTKNLRRTPGSISTENYW; via the coding sequence ATGTCAAACTGGATCGATGCAGAAGTTATCGAAAACATTCACTGGACGGATACGCTTTATTCATTAAGAGTCAAGGGCGATATTGGCGACTACGAAGCAGGTCAGTTCGGTCGCCTTGGACTCATGATTGACGATCAAATTGTAGGACGCCCTTACTCTTTTGTTAGCGCACCACATGAAGACAACTATGAGTTTTATTCTATCAGTATAGAAGAAGGCATCCTTTCTCCACTCTTAGCAAAACTTAAAGCTGGCGACCATATTTACTTAGGGAAAAAAGCCAACGGATTTTTAGTGCTCAATGAAATTCCTGACAGCGATGACTTATGGATGATTTCCACTGGTACCGGCATCGGTCCTTTTTTATCAATTTTGAAAACAGAAATTCTATGGCAACGATTCAAGAAGTGTGTACTAGTGCATGCCGTACGCACTTCTCAAGAACTTACATATCAAGAATTAATTAATGACATTAAGCAAAAACACTCCGACCAGTTTGAATATGTGCCATTTGTAAGCCGTGAGAAAACTGAATTTGCATTACCTGGCCGCATTCCCATAGCCATAGATAATGGCTGCCTTGAAGAGCGCGCTAATTTAAAGATTGAGAATGGAAAATCACAAATCATGTTATGTGGCAACCCTCACATGGTTAAAGATGTACGTGAAACTTTAGAAAAACGCGGTTTAACTAAAAATCTACGCAGAACACCAGGAAGTATCAGTACAGAGAATTATTGGTAG
- a CDS encoding histidine phosphatase family protein, which yields MDKRLSIIRHAKSDWSAGCRDFDRALNKRGINDAQLIGKYLSTNKQRFDKIYCSTANRAQLTLQQLNLFMKLTDNSIRYEESLYLASLTHLLAFIGNVSNDYNHIALIAHNPGLTDLCNYLTGDQLINLPTCAVYTIHFWADEWNAIGFESGTKKSLVTPKMIKDK from the coding sequence ATGGATAAACGGCTAAGTATTATTCGCCATGCGAAATCTGATTGGTCGGCGGGCTGCAGAGATTTTGATAGAGCGTTAAATAAACGTGGTATTAATGATGCGCAGTTAATTGGTAAATATTTGAGTACCAATAAACAACGATTTGACAAGATTTATTGCAGTACCGCGAATCGTGCACAGCTGACTTTGCAGCAGTTAAATTTATTTATGAAATTGACTGATAATAGTATTCGCTATGAAGAATCACTCTATTTAGCTTCATTAACTCATTTGCTAGCATTTATTGGAAATGTAAGTAATGACTACAATCATATTGCGTTGATTGCGCATAACCCGGGTCTAACAGATCTGTGTAACTATTTAACAGGGGATCAACTCATTAATTTACCTACATGTGCGGTTTATACTATTCATTTCTGGGCTGATGAATGGAACGCTATAGGTTTTGAGAGTGGGACAAAAAAGTCTCTAGTCACACCTAAAATGATAAAAGATAAATAA
- a CDS encoding SUMF1/EgtB/PvdO family nonheme iron enzyme — protein MNNNKSVKWYLVIFLLATSQYTYAERVKIPSGEFAMGCSLGDDQCENDEGEPGGTKVNVPVFYLDTHEVTVQEYQACIDAEKCTKPKDYKRNKYCNLNADNRGDHPINCVDWQEAADYCAWRRGRLPFEPEWEKAARAGSSSRYPWGQEVTCEQAIVDDGKTFGSVPNEPDGCGEDRTWPVASRAPNAFGLFDMHGNAGEWTGSWYGKNAVSEHYAKNNLAGPSSGKQRVVRGGSWDESRKNLRSSFRNVKPPVSGRSIYGSIGFRCAYDE, from the coding sequence GTGAATAATAATAAATCTGTTAAATGGTATTTAGTTATATTTTTGCTGGCAACGAGTCAATATACATATGCCGAGCGCGTAAAAATACCTTCTGGTGAATTTGCAATGGGATGCTCATTGGGGGATGACCAGTGCGAAAATGATGAAGGTGAGCCTGGTGGTACAAAGGTTAATGTACCCGTGTTCTATCTGGATACCCACGAAGTCACTGTACAAGAATATCAAGCATGTATAGATGCTGAAAAATGTACAAAACCGAAAGATTATAAGCGCAATAAGTATTGCAATTTGAATGCTGACAATAGAGGGGATCATCCTATCAACTGCGTCGATTGGCAAGAAGCTGCTGATTATTGTGCATGGAGAAGAGGAAGACTTCCTTTTGAGCCAGAATGGGAAAAGGCGGCACGTGCTGGATCTTCATCAAGATACCCTTGGGGTCAAGAAGTGACGTGCGAACAAGCTATTGTAGATGATGGTAAAACATTTGGATCTGTTCCAAATGAGCCAGATGGTTGTGGTGAAGATAGAACATGGCCAGTCGCTAGTCGTGCACCGAATGCATTTGGATTATTTGACATGCATGGAAATGCCGGAGAATGGACTGGGAGCTGGTATGGTAAAAATGCAGTTTCTGAGCACTATGCAAAAAATAATCTAGCTGGTCCAAGTTCAGGGAAGCAACGTGTTGTGCGCGGTGGTTCTTGGGATGAAAGTCGAAAAAACTTGCGTAGCTCTTTCAGAAATGTAAAACCACCAGTAAGCGGTCGTAGTATTTACGGATCTATTGGATTTCGTTGTGCTTATGACGAATAA
- the fae gene encoding formaldehyde-activating enzyme encodes MSDRIVMRVGESLVAGGPAGTAAEPEVIIGELDGPVGTAFATLLGDQVKGHSRVLAIMNTDIQVRPSTLMVSKVTVKNERYTNILMGTVQAAIANGVLDAVRSGDIPKEKANDLGIIVSVWLNPMVATTDDLDHKILFDIHRKAMAGAIHKAMNNEPDIDWLLENQEEITHKYYQMGLDGKI; translated from the coding sequence ATGTCAGATCGAATCGTAATGCGCGTTGGCGAATCACTTGTAGCAGGAGGGCCTGCCGGCACTGCTGCAGAACCCGAAGTCATTATTGGAGAATTAGACGGTCCTGTAGGAACAGCGTTTGCCACATTACTTGGTGACCAAGTAAAAGGGCATTCACGTGTGCTCGCTATCATGAATACAGATATTCAAGTACGCCCGTCTACTTTAATGGTAAGTAAAGTAACAGTTAAAAATGAACGCTACACCAATATTTTAATGGGTACGGTACAAGCCGCAATCGCAAATGGTGTATTAGATGCCGTACGAAGCGGTGACATACCTAAAGAAAAAGCCAATGACTTAGGTATCATTGTTTCTGTTTGGTTAAACCCAATGGTAGCAACCACTGATGATTTAGATCATAAAATTTTATTTGATATTCATCGTAAAGCGATGGCTGGAGCAATCCATAAAGCTATGAATAATGAACCTGATATTGATTGGCTATTGGAAAACCAAGAAGAAATCACCCATAAATATTACCAAATGGGTTTAGACGGAAAAATTTAA
- a CDS encoding molybdopterin oxidoreductase family protein has product MCACRCGIKVTVEDNLVRFIQGNKNHPINKGVLCAKGNAGIMKQNSPGKLSQPLMRKKDSERGEGDFEPVSWETALDYLTQRLDKIRKTDPKKLAFFTGRDQMQALTGFWAQQFGTINWAAHGGFCSVNMAAGGLYTIGHAFWEFGDPDWEHTKYFMLWGVAEDHSSNPIKIGLEKLKRRGAKFVSINPVRTGYQAIADEWIPIKPGTDAMLALSMVHVLLKNDLFDYEYVLRYTNATQLVVNTPQEMGDGLIYRNDEGKPLAWDQEKETFVDATIAETKPALFGEYKTPEGITVKTSFTILAERYLADEYAPEHASKVCGVPADMIERLAMEMAHVAFEESIEIKTEWTDWAGRKHDSFIGRPVSMHAMRGVSAHSNGFQACRAIHLLQVLLGSVDVPGGHLAKPPYPKHVCPPIKPAKPKAPGEPLDSPPLGFPTCPEDLVIDDDGNPLRIDKAYSWEAPIANHGLMHMVITNAVNGDPYPIDTLIFFMANMSWNSSMNTGKIRDLLREKDEHGEYKLPFLVVADAFHSEMVTFADLVLPDTTYLERFDTISMLDRPISEPDGVCDAIRAPVVEITTDVRPWQEVMVELASRLKFPAFTNTDGSAKYQGYKDFIVNYEKAPGIGFLAGWRGKDGEKSLCGEPNPNQWEKYIENECFFEYKLAKHERYYRFANKDYLEFAKNAGFIGNSEPIVMELYSETLQKFRLAGLGLYDGPQPKDERDQYRASRFFDPLPEFYIPLEQRCTSPEEYPFHAITQRPMMMYHSWDSQNAWLRQILAQNYMYMNRQKAKEMNIEDLSWIWVESKTGKIRVQVKLMEGVETGTIWTWNAIGKQRGTWGLDPEANESNQGFLLNHLINEHLPCGDTGRPITNSDPITGQAAWYDLQVKVYPAKKGEIGIWPNFETIKPLPGAQDSKGKLRYQTHEAVGLNRSLKDILTRGDTKKGK; this is encoded by the coding sequence ATGTGTGCTTGTCGCTGCGGTATTAAGGTCACTGTTGAAGACAATCTAGTTCGTTTTATTCAAGGTAACAAGAATCACCCTATTAATAAGGGTGTGCTCTGTGCGAAGGGTAATGCGGGCATTATGAAACAGAATTCACCTGGAAAACTTAGTCAACCGCTAATGCGTAAAAAAGATAGCGAGCGTGGAGAAGGTGATTTCGAGCCGGTTAGCTGGGAGACAGCGCTAGATTATTTAACCCAACGCCTTGATAAAATTCGCAAGACCGATCCTAAGAAGTTGGCATTTTTTACGGGCCGTGATCAGATGCAGGCATTAACCGGGTTTTGGGCGCAACAGTTCGGAACAATTAATTGGGCAGCGCACGGTGGGTTCTGTTCTGTGAATATGGCTGCTGGTGGGTTATATACTATCGGCCATGCTTTCTGGGAATTTGGCGACCCAGATTGGGAACACACTAAATATTTTATGTTATGGGGTGTAGCAGAGGACCATTCATCTAATCCAATTAAAATAGGCCTAGAAAAATTAAAGCGTCGTGGCGCTAAGTTTGTTTCTATTAATCCAGTTCGTACTGGTTATCAAGCGATTGCAGATGAATGGATTCCGATTAAACCTGGTACCGATGCAATGCTTGCATTGTCTATGGTGCACGTTCTACTTAAGAATGACTTATTCGATTATGAATATGTGTTGCGTTACACCAATGCAACGCAGTTAGTTGTAAACACGCCACAAGAAATGGGCGACGGCCTTATTTATCGTAATGACGAAGGCAAACCACTTGCGTGGGATCAAGAAAAAGAAACATTTGTTGATGCAACAATTGCAGAAACAAAACCTGCTTTGTTTGGCGAATATAAAACACCTGAAGGTATAACTGTAAAAACATCATTTACAATTTTAGCCGAACGTTACTTGGCAGATGAATATGCGCCTGAGCACGCGAGTAAAGTCTGCGGTGTGCCTGCAGATATGATTGAACGTCTTGCCATGGAAATGGCGCACGTAGCATTTGAAGAAAGTATAGAGATTAAAACAGAGTGGACAGATTGGGCGGGGCGCAAACACGATAGCTTTATAGGTCGACCAGTTTCTATGCATGCGATGCGTGGAGTATCCGCACATTCAAATGGTTTTCAGGCGTGTCGTGCAATTCACTTGCTACAAGTATTGTTGGGCAGTGTTGACGTTCCAGGAGGGCACCTTGCTAAACCACCATACCCGAAACATGTATGCCCGCCAATTAAACCCGCAAAACCTAAAGCACCAGGTGAGCCTTTAGATAGTCCACCATTAGGGTTCCCAACATGTCCTGAAGACTTAGTGATTGATGATGACGGTAACCCATTACGGATTGATAAAGCCTATTCATGGGAAGCACCAATTGCTAATCATGGCTTAATGCATATGGTGATAACCAACGCTGTAAACGGTGATCCTTATCCAATTGATACATTAATTTTCTTCATGGCGAACATGAGCTGGAATTCATCAATGAATACTGGAAAGATCAGAGATCTTTTGCGTGAAAAAGATGAACATGGTGAATACAAACTTCCATTCTTGGTGGTCGCTGATGCATTTCATTCTGAAATGGTGACATTTGCAGACTTAGTGTTACCCGATACTACTTACTTAGAAAGATTCGATACAATTTCTATGTTGGATCGCCCTATTTCTGAACCCGATGGTGTTTGCGATGCGATTCGTGCGCCAGTGGTAGAAATAACAACGGATGTGCGCCCATGGCAAGAAGTAATGGTAGAGCTAGCATCGCGTTTGAAGTTTCCTGCATTTACTAATACAGATGGCTCGGCAAAATATCAAGGCTATAAAGATTTTATAGTTAATTATGAGAAAGCACCGGGAATTGGTTTCTTGGCTGGATGGCGTGGAAAGGATGGTGAAAAATCTTTGTGTGGAGAACCAAACCCAAATCAGTGGGAAAAGTACATTGAGAATGAATGTTTCTTTGAATACAAATTGGCGAAGCATGAGCGTTATTACCGTTTTGCTAATAAAGACTATTTAGAATTTGCCAAAAATGCTGGTTTTATTGGGAATTCTGAACCAATTGTTATGGAATTGTATTCTGAGACACTACAGAAATTCCGTTTAGCTGGATTGGGTTTATATGATGGTCCGCAACCGAAAGATGAGCGTGACCAATATCGTGCATCGCGTTTCTTTGATCCGTTGCCAGAGTTTTACATTCCATTAGAGCAACGCTGTACATCACCAGAGGAATATCCATTTCATGCCATTACTCAACGTCCAATGATGATGTATCACTCATGGGATTCGCAGAATGCATGGTTGCGACAAATTCTTGCGCAAAACTATATGTATATGAATCGGCAAAAAGCTAAAGAGATGAATATAGAAGATCTATCTTGGATTTGGGTGGAATCAAAGACAGGAAAAATTCGAGTGCAAGTGAAATTAATGGAAGGTGTCGAGACCGGGACAATTTGGACTTGGAATGCAATTGGTAAACAACGTGGTACTTGGGGCCTTGATCCAGAAGCAAATGAGTCCAACCAAGGTTTCTTGTTAAATCATTTAATAAATGAACATTTGCCTTGTGGTGATACAGGTAGGCCAATAACGAATTCAGATCCAATTACAGGCCAAGCTGCTTGGTATGACTTGCAAGTTAAAGTTTACCCAGCAAAAAAAGGTGAGATTGGTATCTGGCCCAACTTTGAAACAATTAAGCCATTGCCTGGTGCACAAGACTCCAAAGGAAAACTTCGTTATCAAACGCATGAGGCCGTTGGGTTGAATCGTTCGCTGAAAGATATTTTAACACGTGGCGATACCAAGAAAGGAAAATAA
- a CDS encoding DUF4126 domain-containing protein → MEAYEGLIQTIALTMGVAWASGINLYGTLVALGVMMNMGYVDLPPDLQVVGDPLVIAAAGFMYVVEFFADKIPGVDTGWDTLHTLVRIPAGALLAAGAIGEVGAGAEIAAAIVGGSIAAGTHFTKAGTRVLINTSPEPFSNWTASVTEDIAVFAGLWAALQHPVLFLVLLVLFLLLIIWLLPKLFRAIKKVMRFFINFFSGKKEPEPSFESAIDQPKPPTLTKE, encoded by the coding sequence ATGGAAGCATATGAGGGTCTAATTCAAACTATCGCACTGACCATGGGCGTTGCATGGGCCAGTGGAATCAATCTATATGGCACCTTAGTCGCATTGGGAGTCATGATGAATATGGGTTATGTCGATCTTCCTCCTGATTTACAAGTCGTCGGCGACCCATTAGTCATTGCAGCGGCTGGATTTATGTATGTTGTTGAATTCTTTGCTGACAAGATTCCAGGCGTTGATACTGGCTGGGACACCCTTCACACGCTTGTTCGCATACCGGCAGGCGCATTGTTAGCAGCAGGTGCCATTGGTGAAGTCGGCGCAGGAGCAGAAATAGCTGCAGCTATTGTAGGTGGTTCTATTGCTGCCGGCACACATTTCACTAAAGCAGGTACGCGTGTATTGATTAATACCTCACCCGAACCATTTTCAAACTGGACTGCTTCTGTTACTGAAGATATTGCTGTATTTGCGGGCCTTTGGGCAGCACTTCAACACCCAGTGTTATTCCTAGTATTACTAGTACTATTTTTATTGTTGATAATTTGGTTACTACCAAAACTATTTCGTGCTATTAAAAAAGTTATGCGCTTCTTTATTAATTTCTTTTCTGGCAAAAAAGAACCGGAACCCAGTTTCGAATCCGCCATTGACCAACCTAAACCTCCGACCTTGACCAAGGAGTGA
- a CDS encoding uracil-DNA glycosylase family protein, with protein MASTKLIALTKEIRACTQCACQLPFKPNPIVRPSNIAKVLIIGQAPGTKVHESSISWNDTSGNTLRDWLGVDREIFYDDTKIAIMPMGFCYPGKGKSGDLPPRPECAPMWHPQLLNLMPQIKLTLLIGMYAQKFYLQDVKKKNLTETVRAWRQYAPYYLPMPHPSPRNKLWLKKNKWFELEVVPVLKKRVKELIF; from the coding sequence ATGGCCAGCACTAAGCTGATAGCGTTAACTAAAGAAATACGTGCGTGCACTCAGTGTGCTTGTCAGCTCCCTTTTAAACCTAATCCGATCGTACGTCCTTCAAATATTGCTAAGGTGCTAATTATAGGTCAAGCACCAGGAACTAAAGTACATGAAAGTAGCATTTCTTGGAATGATACAAGCGGAAATACGCTGCGTGACTGGCTCGGGGTGGATCGAGAAATATTTTATGATGATACAAAAATAGCAATAATGCCGATGGGGTTCTGCTATCCAGGCAAAGGTAAATCAGGTGATTTACCACCTAGGCCCGAATGTGCACCGATGTGGCATCCTCAGTTATTGAATTTAATGCCGCAGATTAAATTAACGTTACTAATAGGCATGTATGCGCAGAAATTTTATTTGCAAGATGTAAAAAAGAAGAACTTAACTGAAACTGTTCGTGCATGGAGACAATATGCACCATATTATCTGCCTATGCCGCATCCTTCGCCTCGCAATAAACTTTGGCTTAAAAAAAATAAATGGTTTGAGTTGGAAGTTGTGCCAGTATTAAAGAAACGAGTTAAAGAGCTTATTTTTTAG